TTTCGATCGAAAGTGTATTCGACATCAACCAGATTCATATCTAATTTATGTTCATTAATTTTCTGGGAACAAACATCGTATGCCTCTTTTGCATTATCCTTGTTCTCCGAGACAACTAATTTATCTTTATCATCCGCTATACGGATAACCTTCTTCAAAGGTAGAACTATGTCTTCCTCATCTACTTGCTTATTAGCTATAACCACTTTTCCAAATTCAATTCCCCGAACCGTTTCTACGATTACGTAATCCTGGTCCGAAATTTGGTAAGCATCTGGGTCAAAATAATAAATCTTTCCTGCCTGCTTAAAGCGTACACCAACTACTTCAACCAATCAAACATCACCTCTGTATTTGAAGCGTGAGTTGTTCCATCACTAGAGTGGGATGAACATTAGCAAATAGCTTTCGTTTTGCCTCTAGAATATAGGTTAAAGCATTTGTTGCTTTCTGCTTCGACCAATGATAGGAGCTAGTCTGAATCCGCTCCCTTTCTTTAATATAAACAATAGAATCTTCATTTCCAATATGTTCGTACACAATATCTTTAAACCAAAGCATTAGTAAATCAAGGCCTTGATCAAGCATATCACGATCTTTGAAATGACTCATCCATTGATTGTTGATAAAAAGCAAGGCTTCACTTGGTTTGTCTTGAAGCACTTCCATTAATTGTACCACTAACTTTCTCGCCTTCGCAAACCACTCATCATTACTCATATCGATTGCGTCTTGTAAATTATTGGTTAATGCACTCATTAATCTAGCGGTGGATTCCGGAAGACCTTCATCCATTAACTTTTTTGTGATATTTTCAGGATTCAGTGGTTGGAAGGCGAGAATTTGGCAACGAGATCTAATTGTATCAAGTAACGATTGGCCATTTTCTGTTAACAGCATGGCAATGGTCTGTCTACTCGGTTCTTCTAGAAATTTTAACAAACGATTGGATGCATTAGCTGTCATTTTATCGGCATCTTCTACGATATATACTTTCTGATTTGATTCTAATCCTGTGTAGGTAAACTCTTTTTGCAAATGAAGAATTTGTTCTTTTTTGATTGATTGCCCTTCAGGCTGTATTACGTGTACATCAGGATGGTTACCTGACTCGATTCGATTACAATCTTTGCAGTTATGGCACGGTTCAATTCCATCTCGATAAGAACAGAAAAAACTTTTTGCAAAGAGAAGGCTCATCTCCAACTTACCAGTGCCTCTTGATCCTTGAAACAAGTAAGCATGGGAAACTCGATCTTTTTTTATACTGTTGGTAAGCATCTTGGACACAGTTGGTTGTAAAGATTGCATATCCGTCCACGTTTTCATCTGTTTCACGACCTTATTATGCGTAGAGGTTTACAAGGAGACCTTTAATTTCTCCAATTATTCCTAATACATCTATAGATTTCTTCTCTTGTTGCATGACTGCGTCTGTAAGTTCTACCAGTTTCTCATCAACAGATTCCACAATTGTTAGCTTGCGGTTTTGTCCTTCCATATTCCAACTATGGGACTGTTTTAAGTCCATACCATATTGAACAGCTTCTTCTACAAAAGATTTCACGAGTCGTTTATAACGAGCTAAGTCTTTAAACGAACGATACCGGGC
This DNA window, taken from Pontibacillus yanchengensis, encodes the following:
- the holB gene encoding DNA polymerase III subunit delta' produces the protein MKTWTDMQSLQPTVSKMLTNSIKKDRVSHAYLFQGSRGTGKLEMSLLFAKSFFCSYRDGIEPCHNCKDCNRIESGNHPDVHVIQPEGQSIKKEQILHLQKEFTYTGLESNQKVYIVEDADKMTANASNRLLKFLEEPSRQTIAMLLTENGQSLLDTIRSRCQILAFQPLNPENITKKLMDEGLPESTARLMSALTNNLQDAIDMSNDEWFAKARKLVVQLMEVLQDKPSEALLFINNQWMSHFKDRDMLDQGLDLLMLWFKDIVYEHIGNEDSIVYIKERERIQTSSYHWSKQKATNALTYILEAKRKLFANVHPTLVMEQLTLQIQR
- a CDS encoding YaaR family protein — protein: MKIGQELRSQLDSNQNNAKPNQNKGKGFDSMVQTQSNKLRKGELQRLMEDITKQGEKVARYRSFKDLARYKRLVKSFVEEAVQYGMDLKQSHSWNMEGQNRKLTIVESVDEKLVELTDAVMQQEKKSIDVLGIIGEIKGLLVNLYA